The Ornithinimicrobium faecis genome includes a window with the following:
- a CDS encoding DUF6463 family protein produces the protein MTTYDMTGNTTSGNTVAARAAHPSSHQRPDRLTVAAGWSTLTIAVLHTIVFAFHPHWGAWLAGLTRTADLSDEAITLFWALPGGFVAPLAVLGLLMIGAGRRGQAMPGYVGWILLGWILLCCWIIGPSGFLLGFVPAALLLWPRRRRGGARPARALSAP, from the coding sequence ATGACCACGTATGACATGACTGGCAACACGACCTCGGGCAACACCGTCGCGGCCCGTGCCGCGCATCCGTCCTCGCATCAGCGCCCGGACCGCCTGACCGTCGCGGCCGGCTGGTCCACCCTGACGATCGCGGTCCTGCACACCATCGTCTTCGCTTTTCACCCGCACTGGGGCGCCTGGCTGGCGGGACTGACGAGGACCGCTGACCTATCGGATGAGGCGATCACCCTCTTCTGGGCTCTTCCCGGCGGCTTCGTCGCACCGCTCGCCGTGCTCGGCCTGCTCATGATCGGCGCCGGTCGGCGCGGCCAGGCGATGCCCGGCTATGTCGGCTGGATCCTCCTCGGGTGGATCCTGCTCTGCTGCTGGATCATCGGGCCGAGCGGCTTCCTGCTGGGGTTCGTTCCTGCAGCCCTGCTGTTGTGGCCGCGCCGCCGACGCGGTGGTGCGCGACCCGCGAGGGCACTGTCTGCCCCGTGA
- the dusB gene encoding tRNA dihydrouridine synthase DusB: MTAATTTRTAPATAPSTPGERLLPPLQIGRHTIDSPVVLAPMAGITNRAFRRLCREAGAAGQPASGATSLYVSEMITSRALVERTPVSMKLIEHDPEESPRSIQLYGVDPATVGRAVDLLVSEDRTDHIDLNFGCPVPKVTRKGGGAALPWKTELFRGVVSAAVRAAAPYDVPVTVKMRVGIDADHITYLEAGRIAEGEGAAAVALHARTASQAYSGQADWTRIRELKQTVTSIPVLGNGDIWSAEDALRMVAETGCDGVVVGRGCLGRPWLFADLAAAFAGSEVRIRPSLGEVGATLRRHAEYLVDFHQDEDKGCRDIRKHIAWYFKGFPVGGAFRNKLALVDSLAALDNLIDGLDGTLPWPDDAEGQRGRAGSSRVVALPDGWLQSQDLNEAQREVVARAEGTVSDGG; this comes from the coding sequence ATGACTGCTGCCACCACGACTCGCACCGCACCAGCAACCGCTCCTTCCACACCAGGGGAGCGGTTGTTGCCGCCCCTGCAGATCGGGCGCCACACCATCGACTCGCCCGTCGTGCTGGCACCGATGGCAGGCATCACCAACCGTGCCTTCCGGCGGCTCTGCCGTGAGGCGGGGGCCGCCGGGCAGCCAGCCAGCGGCGCCACGTCGCTCTATGTCAGCGAGATGATCACCTCTCGTGCCCTCGTCGAGCGGACACCGGTGTCGATGAAGTTGATCGAGCACGACCCGGAGGAGTCGCCGCGCTCCATCCAGCTGTATGGCGTGGACCCGGCCACCGTCGGGCGCGCGGTGGACCTGCTGGTCTCCGAGGACCGCACCGACCACATCGACCTCAATTTCGGCTGCCCCGTGCCCAAGGTCACCCGCAAGGGCGGCGGTGCTGCGCTGCCGTGGAAGACCGAGTTGTTCCGCGGCGTGGTCTCTGCCGCAGTGCGTGCCGCTGCTCCGTATGACGTGCCGGTGACGGTGAAGATGCGGGTCGGGATCGACGCTGACCACATCACCTACCTCGAGGCCGGGCGCATCGCTGAGGGCGAGGGGGCTGCAGCTGTGGCGCTGCACGCCCGGACTGCGAGCCAGGCCTATTCGGGTCAGGCGGACTGGACCCGGATCCGCGAGCTCAAGCAGACCGTCACCAGCATCCCGGTGCTCGGCAACGGTGACATCTGGTCGGCCGAGGACGCCCTGCGGATGGTGGCCGAGACCGGGTGCGACGGCGTCGTCGTGGGCCGTGGTTGCCTCGGGCGGCCGTGGCTATTTGCTGACCTGGCTGCGGCCTTTGCGGGCTCTGAGGTGCGGATCCGTCCGAGCCTCGGAGAGGTCGGGGCGACGCTGCGTCGCCACGCCGAATACCTCGTCGACTTCCACCAGGACGAGGACAAGGGCTGCCGGGACATCCGCAAGCACATCGCCTGGTATTTCAAGGGTTTTCCCGTCGGTGGGGCCTTCCGCAACAAACTGGCGCTCGTGGACTCGCTGGCCGCCCTGGATAACCTGATCGATGGGCTGGATGGCACCCTGCCGTGGCCCGACGACGCAGAGGGCCAGCGAGGGCGAGCAGGGTCATCGCGGGTCGTGGCCCTGCCTGACGGGTGGCTGCAGTCGCAGGACCTGAATGAGGCACAGCGAGAGGTCGTCGCCCGCGCGGAGGGCACGGTCTCCGACGGGGGCTGA
- a CDS encoding type 1 glutamine amidotransferase domain-containing protein, whose translation MAALDGKKVAFLLTNGFEDSELTSPWDAVTQAGAEAVLVSPESGTLTGKKGHEASVDQGVADADASAFDALMLPGGVVNGDKLRMDQGAVAFTKAFFEAGKPVGVICHGGWILTDADVVRGRKMTSYPSLQTDLRNAGAEWVDEEVVVDQGLVSSRTPDDLPAFNAKLVEEIGEGEHAGQTA comes from the coding sequence ATGGCTGCTCTCGATGGCAAGAAGGTCGCGTTCCTGCTCACCAACGGTTTTGAGGACAGCGAGCTGACCTCGCCGTGGGACGCGGTGACGCAGGCCGGTGCCGAGGCCGTGCTCGTGTCGCCGGAGTCCGGCACGCTGACCGGCAAGAAGGGCCACGAGGCCAGCGTCGACCAGGGGGTCGCCGACGCTGATGCCAGCGCGTTCGACGCCCTCATGCTGCCCGGGGGCGTGGTCAATGGGGACAAGTTGCGGATGGACCAGGGCGCGGTCGCCTTCACCAAGGCGTTCTTCGAGGCAGGCAAGCCGGTGGGTGTGATCTGTCACGGCGGGTGGATCCTGACCGACGCGGACGTCGTGCGGGGCCGGAAGATGACGTCCTATCCGAGCCTGCAGACCGACCTGCGCAACGCCGGGGCCGAGTGGGTCGACGAGGAGGTCGTGGTCGACCAGGGTCTGGTGAGCAGTCGCACCCCGGATGACCTGCCCGCCTTCAACGCCAAGCTGGTCGAGGAGATCGGCGAGGGCGAGCACGCCGGGCAGACAGCCTGA